One segment of Nodosilinea sp. PGN35 DNA contains the following:
- a CDS encoding glycosyltransferase family 2 protein, with protein MNASLGGLITVLLAALPLLLLITSVFFALECLGALPGTAPAAEPAAEPPLPDNLSLAVLIPAHNEAEGIVATLEAVLPQLRPADRLVVIADNCTDTTAEVARQAGATAVERHHLTQRGKGYALDFGLRHLQTHPPDVVVFVDADCDLRPHSLAALASQAHRTQRPAQAIYLMEKSPSPGLKDGISAFAFKVKNWVRPLGLYRLGQPCLLTGTGIALPWDAATAVSVASGHIVEDMKLGLDLALAGYGPRFCQSAWVTSRLPSGNQAATTQRTRWEHGHLQVLREYVPRLLGQALRQGRVDLLVLALELAVLPLSLQVMATVAIAALALTAALAGLSWLPAYLALGALLALSLGVSLAWVGYGRSDLSPADLLAIPLYVLNKIPLYFKFLVKPEKTWVRTERDG; from the coding sequence ATGAACGCAAGTCTAGGTGGCCTGATCACAGTATTGCTCGCGGCTTTGCCGCTCCTGCTGCTGATCACCTCAGTTTTTTTTGCCCTCGAATGCCTGGGAGCCCTGCCGGGGACTGCCCCCGCCGCTGAACCGGCCGCTGAACCTCCCCTGCCAGACAACCTCTCCCTGGCGGTGCTGATCCCTGCCCACAACGAAGCCGAGGGGATTGTCGCCACCCTAGAGGCCGTCCTGCCGCAGCTGCGCCCCGCCGATCGCCTAGTAGTCATCGCCGACAACTGCACCGATACCACCGCCGAGGTCGCCCGCCAGGCCGGAGCCACCGCCGTTGAGCGCCACCATCTCACCCAGCGGGGCAAGGGGTATGCCCTTGACTTTGGCCTGCGCCATCTGCAAACTCACCCACCGGATGTTGTCGTTTTTGTCGATGCTGACTGCGATCTACGTCCCCACAGCCTGGCCGCTTTAGCCAGCCAGGCCCACCGCACCCAGCGTCCAGCCCAGGCCATCTATCTGATGGAAAAATCTCCCAGTCCGGGGCTCAAGGACGGCATTTCAGCCTTTGCCTTTAAGGTGAAGAACTGGGTGCGCCCCCTAGGGCTCTACCGCCTGGGTCAGCCCTGCCTGCTGACCGGCACCGGTATCGCTCTACCCTGGGATGCCGCCACCGCCGTCAGTGTTGCCAGCGGCCACATCGTCGAAGACATGAAGCTGGGCCTCGATCTAGCCCTGGCTGGCTACGGGCCTCGGTTTTGCCAAAGCGCCTGGGTCACCAGTCGGCTGCCCAGCGGTAATCAGGCCGCCACCACCCAGCGCACCCGCTGGGAGCACGGTCATCTTCAGGTGCTGAGGGAGTACGTCCCCCGGCTGCTGGGTCAGGCCCTGCGCCAGGGACGCGTTGACCTGCTGGTTTTGGCCCTCGAGCTCGCGGTGCTGCCGCTTTCGCTCCAGGTGATGGCGACCGTGGCGATCGCCGCCCTGGCCCTGACTGCGGCCCTAGCCGGGCTCAGCTGGCTGCCCGCCTACCTTGCCCTCGGCGCGCTGCTGGCCCTCAGCCTTGGGGTCAGTCTGGCCTGGGTTGGCTACGGACGCAGCGATCTCTCCCCCGCCGATCTGCTGGCCATTCCCCTCTACGTACTCAACAAAATTCCGCTGTACTTCAAGTTTTTAGTCAAGCCCGAAAAGACCTGGGTGCGCACCGAGCGCGACGGGTAG
- a CDS encoding DUF1636 domain-containing protein yields MTQPTLFVCSLCKFPVAEPGAGDTPGGQHLIDQITDCLNAQADQGEIILQPVRCMAACDRACNAALSAPGKLTFIFNDLSPHRSAPALVEFCRQYAAAASGKVPYGLRSPAIKQATAYVLPPLVAESVAAVPGSMASPSAS; encoded by the coding sequence ATGACTCAACCCACTTTGTTTGTCTGCTCTCTGTGCAAATTTCCGGTGGCTGAGCCCGGCGCGGGAGACACTCCCGGAGGGCAGCACCTGATTGACCAGATTACTGACTGCCTGAATGCTCAAGCCGACCAGGGGGAAATCATCCTGCAGCCGGTGCGCTGTATGGCCGCCTGCGATCGCGCCTGCAACGCCGCCCTCAGCGCCCCCGGCAAGCTGACGTTTATCTTTAACGATCTCTCGCCCCACCGGTCGGCCCCCGCCCTGGTCGAGTTTTGTCGCCAGTACGCCGCCGCCGCCAGCGGTAAGGTGCCCTACGGGCTGCGATCGCCCGCCATTAAGCAAGCCACCGCCTACGTGCTGCCGCCCCTGGTGGCTGAAAGCGTGGCGGCGGTGCCGGGATCCATGGCTTCGCCAAGCGCTAGCTAG
- a CDS encoding YbjN domain-containing protein, which produces MEFRTPGQAAVYHRILPWMHELFGEALVVFEDEPLFIVNLGSAVASTRVVPWHDHESLITTRAYVVTAIDLTPELSYYLLRENNGIYFGRFAYDAEDDIVFEHSLVGETCDRLELNHSVTTVIRIADSYDDEIVARWGGQRALDRWAS; this is translated from the coding sequence ATGGAGTTTAGAACCCCTGGCCAGGCGGCGGTCTACCATCGTATTTTGCCCTGGATGCATGAGCTATTTGGCGAAGCGCTGGTGGTGTTTGAGGATGAACCCCTCTTTATTGTCAATCTCGGGTCGGCGGTGGCCTCGACCCGAGTGGTGCCGTGGCACGATCACGAAAGTCTGATTACTACGCGGGCCTACGTGGTCACCGCCATTGACCTTACCCCCGAACTCAGCTACTACCTGCTGCGGGAAAACAACGGCATCTACTTTGGCCGCTTTGCCTACGATGCCGAAGATGACATTGTGTTTGAACACAGTTTGGTGGGCGAAACCTGCGATCGCCTGGAGCTGAACCACTCAGTCACCACCGTCATTCGCATTGCCGACAGCTACGACGACGAAATTGTGGCCCGCTGGGGGGGGCAGCGGGCCCTCGATCGCTGGGCCTCTTGA
- a CDS encoding ureidoglycolate lyase, with translation MAPRLTLQTLTAQPITSATFAPFGQVIFPSADGAIFGPSDAQLRLDGGIPRFYLMTLESRGTRFRTITRHQRCTQCLGALGGKDWLMAVAPASAAARPDPSKICAFHIPGSCFIKLEVGTWHAGPYFCHPTVSFYNLELSDTNLTDHQSCSLAQDFGLEFEIAVAN, from the coding sequence ATGGCTCCACGCCTCACCCTTCAGACCCTGACGGCTCAACCCATCACCTCAGCGACCTTTGCCCCTTTTGGCCAGGTAATTTTTCCCAGCGCCGACGGGGCGATCTTTGGCCCGAGCGATGCCCAACTCAGGCTCGATGGCGGCATTCCCCGCTTTTACCTGATGACGTTAGAGAGCAGAGGCACCCGGTTTCGCACCATTACTCGGCACCAGCGCTGCACCCAGTGCCTAGGAGCGCTCGGGGGTAAAGACTGGCTGATGGCGGTAGCCCCGGCCAGCGCCGCTGCCCGGCCCGACCCCAGTAAAATTTGCGCGTTTCACATTCCTGGCAGCTGCTTTATCAAGCTAGAGGTAGGAACGTGGCACGCGGGGCCGTATTTTTGCCATCCCACCGTCAGCTTCTACAACCTGGAACTCAGCGATACGAATCTCACCGATCACCAGAGCTGTAGTTTGGCCCAGGACTTTGGGCTGGAGTTTGAGATCGCAGTTGCAAACTGA
- a CDS encoding mannosyl-3-phosphoglycerate phosphatase: MACIIFTDLDGTLLNGETYAYQAALPTLAQLTEQGIPVVPVTSKTRQEVAQLRHDIGLRDPFVVENGSAIYLPTVPTRFALPPGDDRDGYRILQLGCNYVTARAGLKAIAQDLGRPLKGFGDWTVDQVVQLTGLSPEEAKQAKAREFTEPFMTPKNVPPERLRAAVEAMGFRVVIGDRFSHLIGAGAGKGPAVHQLVQLYRVANPDIATVTTIGLGNSPNDLDMLDNVDYPIVLPGAHGPHPLLADRGWPIAPAAAPEGWAMAVAAAMAAAPL, translated from the coding sequence ATGGCCTGCATAATCTTTACCGACCTCGACGGCACTCTGCTCAACGGCGAAACCTACGCCTACCAGGCCGCTCTACCCACCCTGGCCCAGTTGACTGAGCAGGGTATTCCCGTGGTGCCAGTCACCAGCAAAACCCGCCAGGAAGTGGCCCAGCTGCGCCACGACATCGGGCTGCGTGACCCCTTTGTAGTCGAAAACGGCAGCGCCATTTACCTGCCCACCGTCCCCACGCGCTTTGCCCTGCCACCGGGCGACGATAGAGACGGTTACCGCATTCTGCAACTGGGCTGCAACTACGTCACCGCCAGGGCCGGACTCAAGGCGATCGCCCAGGATCTGGGCCGTCCCCTCAAGGGCTTTGGCGACTGGACCGTAGATCAGGTGGTACAGCTCACCGGGCTGTCGCCGGAGGAAGCCAAGCAGGCCAAAGCTCGCGAGTTTACCGAACCCTTCATGACGCCCAAAAACGTGCCCCCCGAGCGGCTGCGCGCCGCCGTTGAGGCCATGGGATTTCGGGTGGTGATTGGCGATCGCTTCTCCCATCTAATTGGGGCTGGGGCCGGCAAAGGGCCAGCGGTTCACCAGCTCGTACAGCTCTACCGGGTTGCTAACCCCGACATAGCGACCGTCACGACCATTGGGTTGGGCAACAGCCCCAACGACCTCGACATGCTCGACAACGTCGATTACCCCATTGTGCTCCCCGGGGCCCACGGCCCCCATCCCCTCCTGGCCGACCGGGGCTGGCCAATCGCCCCCGCCGCCGCCCCAGAGGGATGGGCCATGGCCGTCGCCGCAGCTATGGCTGCGGCACCGCTGTGA
- a CDS encoding tetratricopeptide repeat protein, translated as MSAGSDATLSKLTRAKLLRGQGDALYAIGRHSEALSRFQAVLALNDDDHEVWTLHGFCLAALKQFEPSVESFNQAIARCPEYGLAWHGKGHALAKLSHFEEAVTHLERAVQLSPGDNKAWYNLGTAQNQLRRYRDAVASFEHSLRLNPQDHRARYNQGVALCGLQRYDDALLVLRQALLQKPNAHYIWNQQGTVLIQMGRYGEAIQSFDNSLNHQPQNPNAWYGKARACAMAGDLEQTLKNLYRTFVLSPYMYRVMVQIDAHFDGMRHHPRFKKLVDGAE; from the coding sequence ATGTCTGCTGGATCTGACGCCACCCTCTCTAAACTCACTCGCGCCAAGCTCCTCCGGGGACAGGGGGATGCTCTCTATGCTATTGGCCGCCATAGCGAAGCCCTGTCGCGGTTTCAGGCCGTGCTGGCCCTCAACGATGACGACCACGAGGTGTGGACGCTGCACGGTTTCTGTTTAGCGGCTCTAAAGCAGTTTGAGCCCTCGGTGGAGAGCTTTAACCAGGCGATCGCCCGCTGCCCGGAGTATGGGCTCGCCTGGCACGGCAAAGGCCACGCCCTGGCCAAGCTCAGCCACTTTGAAGAGGCCGTCACCCATCTGGAGCGGGCGGTGCAGCTCAGCCCTGGCGACAATAAAGCCTGGTACAACTTGGGTACCGCCCAAAACCAGCTGCGCCGCTACCGCGATGCCGTAGCCAGCTTTGAGCACAGCCTCAGGCTCAATCCCCAGGATCATCGAGCCCGCTACAACCAGGGAGTAGCCCTCTGCGGCCTACAGCGCTACGATGACGCTCTGCTGGTGCTGCGTCAGGCTCTTCTGCAAAAACCCAACGCCCACTATATCTGGAACCAGCAGGGCACGGTGCTGATTCAGATGGGGCGCTACGGGGAGGCGATCCAAAGTTTTGACAATTCCCTGAACCATCAGCCGCAAAACCCCAACGCCTGGTACGGCAAAGCCCGCGCCTGTGCCATGGCGGGCGATCTGGAGCAAACCCTGAAAAATCTCTACCGCACCTTTGTGCTCAGTCCCTACATGTATCGGGTGATGGTGCAGATCGACGCCCACTTCGACGGCATGCGCCACCACCCCCGCTTTAAAAAACTGGTGGATGGCGCAGAGTAG
- a CDS encoding aminopeptidase P family protein: protein MPPQTALLPLATVLRQRRDRLAEIYPGPVVLWAGQAVARNFPANTYPFRASSHFLYFAGLPLARAAIHLAGGQLTLFMDDTSPEAALWHGPSPSRDAIAAEIGADAAYPYQNLAPYLADAATLPSQTDTDSPDSAALIKALVALRLYHDDYALEQIKQAAAVSVAAHQAGMAATPGATTEAQVRAAMEQVIVGQGMACAYNSIVTVHGEVLHNEQYHHPLTPGDLLLADVGAEAPSGWAADITRTWPVAGRFTPAQRDIYDLVLAAHDACIAAAGPGVEYRALHLLACRTLAAGLVDLNVLRGDADALVERDIHALFFPHGVGHLLGLDVHDMEDLGDVAGYAPGRSRSDRFGLKFLRLDRPLAARMVVTIEPGFYQVPGILGPARRSGQYDDAVNWSRLAAFQDVRGIRIENDVQITATGCTVLTAALPTRADAIEALGG from the coding sequence ATGCCCCCTCAGACCGCCCTGTTACCCCTGGCTACGGTGCTTCGGCAGCGCCGCGATCGCCTGGCCGAGATCTATCCGGGGCCAGTGGTGCTGTGGGCGGGGCAGGCGGTGGCGCGCAACTTTCCGGCCAACACCTATCCCTTTCGGGCCAGCAGCCATTTTTTGTACTTCGCGGGCCTGCCCCTGGCCCGCGCCGCCATTCACCTGGCCGGGGGGCAGCTGACGCTGTTTATGGATGACACGTCCCCTGAGGCAGCCCTGTGGCACGGGCCGAGCCCCAGCCGAGATGCGATCGCCGCTGAAATTGGAGCCGACGCCGCCTATCCCTACCAAAACCTAGCGCCCTACCTGGCCGACGCCGCGACTCTGCCCTCTCAAACCGATACTGACTCCCCGGACAGTGCCGCGCTGATCAAAGCCCTGGTGGCCCTGCGGCTGTACCACGACGACTACGCCCTAGAGCAAATTAAACAGGCAGCAGCGGTTTCGGTCGCCGCCCACCAAGCCGGTATGGCCGCCACCCCTGGGGCCACCACCGAAGCCCAGGTGCGGGCCGCCATGGAGCAGGTGATTGTGGGCCAGGGCATGGCCTGCGCCTACAACAGCATCGTCACCGTCCACGGCGAAGTGCTCCACAACGAGCAGTACCACCACCCCCTCACACCGGGCGACCTGCTGCTGGCCGACGTCGGGGCCGAGGCCCCCAGCGGCTGGGCCGCCGACATTACCCGCACCTGGCCCGTGGCGGGGCGATTTACCCCTGCCCAGCGCGACATCTACGACCTGGTGCTGGCGGCCCACGACGCCTGCATTGCCGCCGCTGGCCCCGGTGTTGAGTACCGCGCCCTGCACCTGCTGGCCTGCCGCACCCTGGCGGCGGGGCTGGTTGACCTCAATGTGCTTCGAGGAGATGCAGATGCCCTGGTGGAGCGCGATATCCATGCCCTGTTCTTTCCCCACGGGGTGGGGCACCTGCTGGGGCTAGATGTCCACGATATGGAAGATCTGGGGGATGTGGCGGGCTACGCACCGGGGCGATCGCGCAGCGATCGCTTTGGGCTCAAGTTTCTTCGCCTCGACCGGCCCCTGGCGGCCCGCATGGTAGTCACCATTGAGCCTGGCTTTTACCAGGTGCCCGGCATTTTAGGCCCGGCCCGGCGGTCGGGCCAGTACGACGACGCCGTGAACTGGAGCCGCTTAGCGGCATTTCAGGACGTGCGCGGTATCCGCATTGAAAACGACGTGCAGATCACCGCGACGGGCTGCACCGTTCTCACCGCCGCCCTGCCCACCCGTGCCGACGCCATTGAGGCCCTGGGGGGGTAG
- a CDS encoding response regulator transcription factor has product MDSVDLAPQAQPNLRVGLGRVLIVEDEELIRETVALGLAEEGFDILIAADGLTALDMLGGTSASSRTNRPEINLVVLDLMLPGMNGLDLCRLLRHQGIDVPILVLSAKGTETDRVVGLEIGADDYLTKPFGMRELVARCRALLRRQRGKANLEKDNVLRFEDILLHPQECRVFLKGEEVSLSPKEFRILELFMTQPRRVWSRDQIIDQVWGHDFMGDNKTVDVHIRWIREKLEVDPSHPQYLKTVRGFGYRLG; this is encoded by the coding sequence ATGGATTCTGTCGATCTAGCGCCCCAGGCTCAGCCCAACCTCCGGGTCGGCCTAGGGCGCGTGCTGATTGTGGAAGATGAAGAACTGATTCGAGAAACAGTGGCCCTCGGCCTGGCCGAAGAAGGATTCGACATTCTCATCGCCGCAGACGGTCTAACGGCGCTCGACATGCTGGGCGGTACGTCGGCTTCGAGCCGCACCAACCGGCCCGAGATCAACCTTGTGGTACTCGACCTCATGCTGCCGGGCATGAACGGGCTCGACCTCTGCCGCCTGCTGCGTCACCAGGGCATTGACGTGCCCATTCTGGTGCTGAGCGCCAAGGGTACCGAAACCGACCGGGTGGTAGGGCTTGAAATCGGGGCTGACGACTACTTGACCAAGCCCTTTGGCATGCGGGAATTGGTGGCCCGCTGCCGGGCGCTGCTGCGACGGCAGCGGGGGAAGGCCAACCTTGAAAAAGACAACGTCCTCAGGTTTGAAGACATCCTGCTCCACCCCCAGGAGTGCCGCGTTTTTCTCAAGGGTGAAGAGGTCAGCCTTTCCCCCAAAGAATTTCGAATTTTAGAACTGTTCATGACCCAGCCCCGGCGAGTGTGGTCGCGCGACCAGATCATCGACCAGGTCTGGGGACACGATTTTATGGGCGACAACAAAACCGTAGACGTGCACATTCGCTGGATTCGCGAGAAGCTTGAAGTCGACCCCAGCCATCCCCAGTACCTTAAAACCGTGCGGGGCTTTGGCTACCGCCTGGGCTAG
- a CDS encoding peptidoglycan recognition family protein: MVLLGLGLSPAQAAGPLQPQQTVSGLPPMRTTAAATLQPLKAAQRGPTDFATPAPELAQAAQPRQVTALADPTNYGDRFLTDINGQVVRNDFIAVLHETVGSAQSALNLFRTRHPRDQDQVSYHALIGRDGTVYYIVPPEKRAFGAGNSVFDGPNGPETVRTNAAFPPSVNNFAYHVALETPGDGFNNRRSHSGYTQAQYASLAWLLAQTTIPDRRITTHQAVDRSGNRMDPRSFNGQVMFSLLRQYPTRSGLSG; the protein is encoded by the coding sequence ATGGTGCTGCTAGGTTTGGGGCTCAGCCCGGCCCAGGCCGCAGGCCCCCTACAACCTCAGCAGACCGTCAGCGGGCTACCGCCGATGCGTACCACGGCGGCGGCCACGCTCCAGCCCCTCAAAGCGGCTCAGCGAGGCCCTACCGATTTTGCCACCCCAGCGCCAGAGCTGGCTCAGGCCGCTCAGCCCCGTCAGGTGACGGCCCTGGCCGACCCCACCAACTACGGCGATCGCTTTCTCACCGATATCAACGGGCAAGTGGTGCGCAACGACTTTATTGCCGTGCTGCACGAGACCGTAGGGTCGGCCCAGAGTGCTCTCAACCTATTTCGTACCCGGCATCCCCGCGACCAGGACCAGGTCAGCTATCACGCCCTGATCGGTCGCGACGGCACGGTGTACTACATTGTGCCCCCCGAAAAGCGAGCCTTTGGAGCCGGCAACTCAGTATTTGATGGCCCCAACGGCCCGGAGACCGTGCGTACAAATGCGGCGTTTCCCCCATCGGTGAACAACTTTGCCTACCACGTGGCCCTGGAGACCCCCGGCGATGGCTTTAACAACCGTCGCAGCCACAGCGGTTATACCCAGGCTCAGTACGCCTCTTTGGCCTGGCTGCTGGCTCAAACCACCATCCCCGATCGCCGCATTACGACCCACCAGGCGGTCGATCGCTCGGGCAACCGTATGGATCCCCGCAGCTTTAACGGACAGGTCATGTTTAGCCTGCTGCGGCAGTACCCCACCCGGAGCGGACTGTCGGGCTAA
- the glgA gene encoding glycogen synthase GlgA: MYIVQIASECAPVIKAGGLGDVVYGLSRELENRGHCVELILPKYDCMRYDHIWGLHEAYNDLVVPWYGTDIRCDVLCGWVHGRLCFFIEPKSWEMFFNRGCYYGCDDDPMRFAFFSKAALEFLLRSNKRPDVIHCHDWQTGLIPVMLFEIYKYNGMEFQRTLYTIHNFKHQGFGGNEILAATGLNRPEYYFQPYRLRDDFNPFAINFMKGGITYANHVNTVSPYHAWEAQHTDQGFGLGHTLHTNQHKFSGILNGIDPEVWSPEVDRYIPHHYSLTTFEDKALNKKELRDRLLLRQSDQPLIAFIGRLDDQKGVHLVHHAMYYALGRGAQFVLLGSATEKGINDWFWHEKLFLNDNPDIHLELSFNEELAHLIYAGADMIVVPSNFEPCGLTQMIGLRYGTVPIVRGVGGLVNTVFDWDYDTLHGPEERNGFVFFQNDTVALESAMNRAFDIWNHEPAIFKQIAQQGMQYDFSWNHPVQEYVNLYEYVRHK; encoded by the coding sequence ATGTATATCGTGCAGATTGCTTCGGAATGTGCTCCGGTCATCAAAGCTGGGGGTCTGGGCGATGTGGTCTACGGTCTCAGCCGCGAGCTAGAAAACCGGGGCCACTGCGTCGAGCTCATTCTGCCCAAGTACGACTGCATGCGGTACGACCACATTTGGGGACTGCACGAGGCCTACAACGACCTGGTGGTGCCCTGGTACGGAACTGACATTCGCTGCGATGTGCTCTGCGGCTGGGTGCACGGGCGGCTGTGCTTCTTTATTGAGCCCAAGTCGTGGGAGATGTTCTTTAACCGGGGCTGCTACTACGGCTGCGATGACGACCCCATGCGGTTTGCCTTCTTTAGCAAGGCAGCCCTGGAGTTCTTGCTGCGCAGCAACAAGCGCCCCGATGTGATTCACTGCCACGACTGGCAGACCGGGCTGATTCCGGTGATGCTGTTTGAGATCTACAAGTACAACGGCATGGAGTTTCAGCGCACGCTGTACACCATTCACAACTTCAAGCACCAGGGCTTTGGCGGCAACGAGATTTTGGCGGCGACGGGTCTCAACCGGCCGGAGTATTACTTTCAGCCCTACCGACTGCGCGACGACTTTAACCCCTTTGCCATCAACTTTATGAAGGGGGGAATTACCTACGCTAACCACGTCAACACGGTATCGCCTTACCACGCCTGGGAGGCCCAGCACACCGACCAGGGGTTTGGCCTGGGGCACACTTTGCACACCAACCAGCACAAGTTTTCGGGCATTCTAAACGGCATCGACCCGGAGGTGTGGAGCCCGGAGGTGGATCGCTACATTCCCCATCACTACAGTCTGACCACCTTTGAAGATAAGGCGCTCAACAAGAAAGAACTGCGCGATCGCCTGCTGCTGCGCCAGAGTGACCAACCTCTGATCGCCTTTATTGGTCGGCTAGACGATCAAAAGGGTGTCCATCTCGTCCACCACGCCATGTACTACGCCCTGGGGCGGGGGGCGCAGTTTGTGCTGCTGGGGTCGGCCACCGAGAAGGGCATCAACGACTGGTTCTGGCATGAAAAGCTCTTCCTCAACGACAACCCCGACATTCACCTGGAGCTGAGCTTTAATGAGGAGCTGGCCCACCTGATCTATGCCGGGGCCGACATGATTGTGGTGCCCAGCAACTTTGAGCCCTGCGGTCTCACCCAGATGATCGGCCTGCGGTATGGCACGGTGCCCATTGTGCGCGGCGTGGGTGGCCTGGTCAACACCGTCTTTGACTGGGACTACGACACCCTGCACGGGCCGGAAGAGCGCAATGGTTTTGTCTTTTTCCAAAACGATACCGTGGCTCTAGAGTCGGCTATGAATCGGGCCTTTGACATTTGGAACCACGAACCGGCGATCTTTAAGCAAATTGCCCAGCAGGGTATGCAGTATGACTTTTCGTGGAACCATCCGGTGCAGGAGTACGTAAATTTGTATGAGTATGTGCGCCATAAGTAG
- a CDS encoding response regulator transcription factor — protein MPLTILIAEDDEGTRLSLCDYLELEGYSVLMASHGEMALSQVFSHQPQLIITDIGMPGLDGFALVQKVRQYPAFRLLPVIFLTAHNQTQDRIRGYQLGCDLYLPKPFELQELGAIVRNLLERSQLIQSAWIQQVALTTAQQRAMQTSEVSDEIAPWAADPTDLVTDFTAREQDVLTLLSDGLSNAQIGDRLFLSPRTVEKYVSSLLRKTETSNRSELLRFAISHHLVP, from the coding sequence ATGCCGCTCACCATCTTGATTGCGGAAGACGACGAGGGCACTCGCCTTTCGCTGTGCGACTACCTTGAGCTTGAGGGCTACTCCGTGCTGATGGCTAGCCACGGTGAAATGGCGCTGAGCCAGGTGTTCAGCCACCAGCCCCAGCTCATCATCACCGACATTGGCATGCCCGGCCTCGACGGCTTTGCCCTGGTGCAGAAGGTGCGGCAGTATCCCGCCTTTCGGCTGCTGCCGGTAATTTTTCTGACGGCCCACAACCAGACCCAGGATCGAATTCGGGGCTACCAGCTGGGCTGCGACCTCTACCTGCCCAAGCCCTTTGAGCTCCAGGAGTTGGGGGCAATTGTGCGAAATTTGCTGGAGCGATCGCAGCTGATTCAGTCGGCGTGGATTCAGCAGGTGGCCCTGACCACCGCCCAGCAGCGGGCGATGCAGACCAGCGAAGTCAGCGACGAGATCGCTCCCTGGGCCGCCGATCCCACAGATTTAGTGACCGACTTTACCGCTCGGGAGCAGGACGTGCTCACGCTGCTATCGGATGGGCTGTCAAACGCCCAGATTGGCGATCGCCTGTTTTTAAGCCCCCGCACCGTTGAGAAATACGTCAGCAGCCTGCTGCGTAAAACCGAAACCAGCAATCGCTCTGAGCTGCTGCGGTTCGCCATTAGCCACCACCTGGTGCCCTAG